Proteins encoded in a region of the Thermodesulfobacteriota bacterium genome:
- a CDS encoding CBS domain-containing protein produces the protein MIAKDVMKANVITVSPSTPVSEAALLMRNEDIGALVVVDTAGRPVGIVTDRDIVISIVADGDNPADFVVEDIMSKNLHLVQEDESIFGILKILGKHSIRRVPVLRKGKLVGIVSVDDLIVVITTELSNLASALSSTSKVL, from the coding sequence ATGATCGCAAAAGATGTGATGAAGGCCAATGTTATTACCGTGTCGCCGTCCACCCCGGTTTCCGAGGCCGCACTCTTGATGAGGAATGAGGACATAGGAGCACTGGTAGTAGTTGATACTGCCGGGAGGCCGGTGGGCATAGTAACGGACCGGGATATAGTGATTTCGATCGTGGCCGACGGCGACAACCCTGCTGATTTTGTGGTCGAAGATATCATGAGCAAGAACCTGCACCTGGTTCAGGAGGATGAAAGTATATTCGGGATACTCAAGATTCTGGGAAAGCATTCCATAAGAAGGGTCCCAGTATTGAGAAAGGGAAAGCTAGTGGGAATAGTTTCGGTTGACGACCTGATTGTGGTCATCACCACCGAACTCTCCAACCTAGCCTCGGCTCTCAGCAGCACTTCTAAGGTTCTTTGA
- a CDS encoding CBS domain-containing protein encodes MVVKNWMKRNPITVEPEMGVKSAFALLKKYGIRQLPVVKDGIIVGIVTDRDFRKPEPYGHSTPWDKIYRLQDGFTVGDIMKMDVITVTENTPIEEAASLLLRHKINGLPVISDDGRLSGIITTSDILAAFVTLHKHEYKTG; translated from the coding sequence ATGGTCGTAAAAAACTGGATGAAGAGAAACCCGATCACTGTAGAACCGGAGATGGGGGTTAAATCTGCCTTCGCTCTACTTAAGAAGTACGGGATAAGACAGCTTCCGGTGGTGAAGGATGGAATAATAGTCGGAATTGTAACCGACCGGGACTTCAGAAAGCCGGAGCCCTATGGTCACTCGACACCGTGGGATAAGATATACCGGTTGCAGGATGGCTTCACCGTTGGAGACATCATGAAGATGGACGTAATCACCGTCACCGAGAATACGCCCATAGAAGAGGCAGCCAGCCTTTTGCTAAGACACAAGATTAACGGGCTGCCAGTAATATCCGATGACGGGAGGCTCAGCGGAATAATAACCACGTCGGATATCTTAGCGGCTTTTGTAACGCTCCATAAGCACGAATACAAGACCGGATAG
- a CDS encoding MlaE family lipid ABC transporter permease subunit — MNTYAHMKGIPDNTLFPSIEIQKKEGEILTLKIAGRLDSYTTGRAWSKALSALESSSPRQLVVDASQVNYCDGSGIALFIKLRELQEKAGGRFEVKSLASEFQQLLDLFPAQEFKETSAEKPKDIALPEEVGVATVNIWQEIRANISFIGEAVVALFRALLNPGKIRWKDVFLTSEKIGVNALSIIALVNFLVGLVIAFQSAIPLKKYGGEIFVADLLVLAVFRELGPLMTAIVVNGRSGSAFAAEIGTMKVNEEIDALNTMGLDPVRFLVVPKLIAAIFMIPILTVFGDLFGILGGGVVMLALGFPPVAYVNEMVLAASYVDLLQGLFKSLFFAAIIAGVGCLEGLRTKTGAAAVGDSATSAVVSGIVLIIFVDGIFGVLFYYLGI; from the coding sequence TTGAATACTTATGCACATATGAAAGGCATCCCGGACAATACGCTTTTCCCCTCTATAGAGATTCAGAAGAAGGAAGGAGAAATCCTAACCCTGAAAATCGCCGGCCGGCTCGATTCGTATACGACCGGAAGAGCCTGGAGCAAGGCTCTATCCGCTCTAGAAAGTTCTTCACCGAGACAGTTGGTAGTAGATGCTTCTCAAGTTAATTATTGCGACGGCTCGGGAATCGCTTTATTCATAAAATTACGGGAACTCCAGGAGAAGGCCGGAGGAAGATTCGAGGTTAAAAGCCTGGCCAGCGAGTTTCAGCAACTGCTCGACCTATTTCCCGCTCAAGAGTTTAAAGAGACGAGTGCGGAAAAGCCTAAAGATATCGCGCTGCCCGAGGAAGTGGGTGTAGCAACCGTGAATATATGGCAGGAGATTCGGGCTAATATTTCCTTCATTGGAGAAGCGGTAGTTGCACTTTTTCGGGCCCTTCTTAACCCGGGTAAGATAAGGTGGAAGGACGTGTTTTTGACCTCGGAAAAGATCGGGGTGAATGCCCTTTCCATCATCGCATTGGTTAACTTCCTGGTAGGGCTGGTGATAGCTTTTCAGTCAGCCATACCACTCAAAAAGTATGGCGGGGAAATATTCGTCGCCGACCTTCTGGTCCTGGCTGTGTTCAGGGAGCTCGGCCCGCTAATGACGGCTATCGTGGTCAACGGCAGAAGCGGTTCGGCGTTTGCCGCAGAAATCGGGACGATGAAGGTGAATGAGGAGATAGATGCACTCAATACCATGGGGCTCGATCCGGTTAGGTTTCTGGTGGTGCCAAAGCTGATCGCCGCCATCTTCATGATACCGATCCTGACGGTTTTCGGCGATCTTTTCGGCATTCTGGGAGGGGGCGTGGTCATGCTGGCGCTGGGTTTCCCACCGGTTGCCTACGTGAATGAGATGGTGCTGGCGGCTAGCTACGTTGACCTTCTTCAGGGTCTTTTTAAGTCCCTCTTTTTTGCGGCGATAATAGCCGGTGTAGGATGCCTGGAAGGGCTGAGGACTAAAACAGGTGCGGCGGCAGTGGGGGATTCTGCGACCAGTGCGGTGGTCAGCGGCATAGTATTAATCATATTTGTCGATGGAATATTCGGTGTCTTATTCTACTACCTGGGAATTTGA
- a CDS encoding ATP-binding cassette domain-containing protein, translating to MSESQEPIIRVINFTAAYDDRVIIDNISFQVYSGEIFVILGGSGCGKSTVLKHMIGLYEPAEGQILIDGDDIAAAGGEDRIRILKKIGVMYQRGALFGSMTLLENVRLPLEEYTDLPQDAMDLISRMKLKLVGLDGFENYMPSEISGGMQKRAAIARAMALDPEILFLDEPSAGLDPITSAELDHLVLRLRQSLGITFVVVTHELPSIYTIADRVIMLDKRTKGIIATGKPQELRDHSPNPWVRQFFNREVELDATG from the coding sequence ATGAGCGAAAGCCAAGAGCCGATTATACGGGTCATAAACTTCACTGCGGCTTACGACGATAGGGTTATAATCGATAATATCTCTTTCCAGGTCTACAGTGGGGAGATCTTTGTTATACTGGGCGGGTCGGGATGCGGAAAGAGCACTGTGCTAAAGCACATGATCGGCCTGTATGAGCCGGCAGAAGGGCAAATCCTGATTGACGGTGATGACATTGCCGCGGCGGGTGGGGAGGACCGCATCAGAATATTGAAGAAGATCGGTGTCATGTACCAGCGCGGTGCGCTTTTCGGCTCTATGACGCTACTTGAAAATGTGCGCCTTCCTCTCGAAGAATATACCGACCTTCCTCAGGATGCCATGGATTTAATCTCGCGTATGAAGCTCAAGCTGGTGGGATTAGATGGATTCGAGAATTATATGCCCTCCGAGATAAGCGGGGGGATGCAAAAGCGGGCGGCCATAGCCCGGGCTATGGCTCTAGACCCGGAGATACTCTTCCTCGACGAGCCGTCGGCGGGGCTTGACCCTATCACTTCGGCAGAGCTAGACCACTTGGTCTTAAGGCTAAGGCAGAGCCTCGGCATTACGTTCGTAGTGGTAACACATGAACTACCGAGCATCTATACCATTGCCGACCGGGTAATCATGCTGGATAAGAGGACGAAGGGTATTATAGCAACGGGCAAGCCACAGGAGTTGCGGGATCATTCTCCAAACCCATGGGTTCGTCAATTCTTCAATAGGGAGGTAGAACTGGATGCGACAGGGTAA
- a CDS encoding MlaD family protein encodes MSAKTNYYKIGVFVIVGFIIVVIGIIVFGAGKFFRAKVTIETYFNQSVQGLDVGAPLKFQGVQIGNVSEISFVFNYYNTEYDYVLVRAEIYPELVGPRLSRGGILPELERKDLLKAMIDKGLRLELASQGVTGVAFLNMLYLDPKRYTPLKIDWEPDYFYVPSAPGTITLITQAVENLTQTIQSIDIKGIADKVDLLLVNTNKVVEDAQVAAVSQDIRRLVASLENNSKRLDAIMESEEVQQSLKDASKALQNINVASQELPRTIAEFNRGLSSLNTFTASQQQEIEIILDEIRRVSENLSELMDTARKYPSWVLFGNPPPRLDEVSK; translated from the coding sequence ATGAGCGCAAAGACCAATTATTACAAGATCGGCGTTTTCGTTATTGTCGGATTTATCATCGTGGTCATAGGCATCATAGTATTCGGTGCCGGTAAGTTCTTTCGAGCCAAGGTTACCATAGAGACGTATTTTAATCAGTCTGTCCAGGGATTGGATGTCGGCGCTCCGCTAAAGTTCCAGGGGGTTCAGATCGGTAACGTCAGTGAGATTTCCTTCGTGTTTAACTATTACAACACCGAGTATGATTACGTGCTGGTCCGGGCAGAGATTTATCCGGAGCTTGTTGGTCCCAGATTAAGCCGGGGTGGGATATTACCGGAATTGGAGCGAAAGGACCTGCTTAAGGCAATGATCGACAAAGGATTACGACTGGAGCTGGCCTCTCAAGGGGTCACCGGGGTAGCCTTTCTCAACATGCTTTACCTAGACCCTAAGCGGTATACTCCCCTTAAGATAGACTGGGAACCGGATTATTTCTACGTGCCCTCTGCCCCGGGCACTATTACCCTTATTACCCAGGCAGTAGAAAACCTGACGCAAACAATCCAAAGCATAGACATAAAGGGAATTGCGGATAAGGTTGACCTACTTCTCGTCAATACTAATAAAGTAGTAGAAGACGCGCAGGTTGCCGCCGTCTCTCAGGATATAAGGAGGCTGGTGGCATCGCTAGAGAATAACTCAAAGAGGTTAGACGCAATAATGGAGAGCGAAGAGGTTCAACAAAGCTTGAAGGATGCTTCAAAAGCCCTTCAGAATATCAATGTCGCATCCCAGGAATTGCCAAGAACGATTGCAGAGTTTAATAGGGGCTTAAGTTCCCTAAACACATTTACTGCCAGCCAGCAACAAGAAATAGAGATAATACTCGATGAAATAAGAAGGGTTTCTGAAAATTTAAGCGAGCTAATGGATACGGCCAGGAAATATCCATCCTGGGTACTATTCGGCAATCCCCCGCCGCGCTTGGATGAGGTGAGCAAATGA